The Thermoplasmatales archaeon genome segment ATGATGCAAGTATATATCTATCAACGCCATATTTTTTGGCGAGATTCGCAACCCTAACTCTCCCTTTGTAATTTATCTCCATTGTTTTAGAGGGATCTAACTCACCAGCTGGATCATTAGAAAGAGCTGCTAAATCCATTACACAATCCACATCATTAAGGATATTAGGTTCAAACCATCTTATATCATCTTTTATTATCTCTAGTTCATTATTTCCTTCTAGATGGGAAAGAGTATTGCCAAAGAAAAATCGATCTAAACATTTTACCTTATATCCCTTTTCCAATAGCATTTCTACTAGCACACATCCTATATATCCTGCTCCCCCTGTTACTAAAACTTTCATAATAACACCTCGGAATTATCCCCTATTACAAACTTAAATCCTTGTGGTAAGCTATATTTTTTTCTTATTTTGACTCCCTTCCCTATAAGAGATTCCACTATCTTACCTGCTCTAATAAGTTTGCAGTCATCCATAATTACTGAATCTTCTAATTCTGTTTCTTCTATTTCACAATTATCCCCTATGCTAGTATAAGGCCCTACAAAAGAATTCTTGATTAAACAATTTTTTCCTATAACAACAGGACCTTTTATTATAGATTTTTCATCTATAATTGTATTTTCTCCAATTTCTACTCTCCCATTTATTCTATCACCAATTATATTTCCTCTTATTTCATCCAGCACAAGCCTATTTGCATGTAAAATATCTTCTGGTTTGCCAGTATCTTTCCACCATCCTTCCACAATTCCTGCTTTAATTTTATAATCATGATCCATAATCCACTGCAAGGCATCGGTTATTTCATATTGATTTCTCCATGAAAGCTTTATTTCACGAACTGCATCAAATATTACTTTACGGAAAAAATAGATTCCTATTACAGCCAGATTTGTAGGAGGATTTTTGGGTTTTTCAATAAACTTTACAATTTCTCCTTTTTTATTCAATTCCACAATACCAAACTCCTGTGGATTTGGAACTCTGGCAAGAAGGATGCTGGCTTCGTAACTACTTTCCTCAAATTCTTCAACATATTTCTTTATTCCTCCTTTCAATATA includes the following:
- a CDS encoding glucose-1-phosphate thymidylyltransferase: MKGLILAGGLGTRLRPLTYSQQKHLIPVANKPILFYAIEDLIEAGIRDIGIIIGPNREQVIEAINRRNFDAKIEFIIQDEPKGIAHAIKIAEEYIGDEPFVTYLGDNILKGGIKKYVEEFEESSYEASILLARVPNPQEFGIVELNKKGEIVKFIEKPKNPPTNLAVIGIYFFRKVIFDAVREIKLSWRNQYEITDALQWIMDHDYKIKAGIVEGWWKDTGKPEDILHANRLVLDEIRGNIIGDRINGRVEIGENTIIDEKSIIKGPVVIGKNCLIKNSFVGPYTSIGDNCEIEETELEDSVIMDDCKLIRAGKIVESLIGKGVKIRKKYSLPQGFKFVIGDNSEVLL